The window TCCTTTAAGGTTAAGGTCCCTGCAAACTCTATGCTATCTCCACACGAAGGGTCTTTCTGATTTTAGGCAGGGTTATGGATAACAGACCGTTTTTATAGGAGGCCGAGGCCTCAGCACTTTCCACGGCAGAAGGAAGCCTTAACACCCGCTCGAAGGCGCCATAGGCTATCTCCATCTGGTAAAATTTTCTGGACCGGGAGCCGCTCTCGCCTTCACGCAAGCCGGCGATCCGGAGCAGGTCCTTATACAGGGTTATATCCAGACTTTCCTGCTTGACTCCCGCCGATTCAACCAGGACTATGACCTCTTTCTCGGTCTCATAGATATCTACCGGCGGGACCCAGGCCCTATTAGGCGGCATCATTCCAGCCGTATTGAAGACGTCGCCCAGCATTTTGAGCATATCCCGATGGATATCTCCCAATATCCTGCCGGTGCGGATGGTAATAATTGCCATACTGCCTCCTTAGTCGGGCTTCCCCCTGATATTATCATTAAATAGTCATCCTCTGCTTAATGTCAAGGGAGTTATCGCCCTAATGTCACCCCCCTTTTTTTGGCAAGAAGAGGTTTGGGGGGATTTAAAATGGAAAATATAAGAAAAATGGGCTATAAGTAACCATATAAATAATCTGTGTTCATCCGGAAACTACCGTTTCCGGCTTAACGCTTTCAGCCATCAGCAGTCAGCTCTCAGCAAAAAATCAAGACAAATAGCATCGTAAGCTGAGCGCTGATAGCTGAGTGCTGACTGCTCGTCCGGAGATTTTCGGTTTCCGGACGAAAACTAATTAATCTAAGAAGAAAAATCTCCGGAGATTAAATCGTGACTGCTGAAACTATCCTTATCTTTTTGACCATCCTGCTTATTGCCGGAATCGGGGCCTTATTATTGTTCCGGGAGATACGCACCCTGAAAGAAAAGACCTCCACCACCTCCCTTTTACAAGAGCAGTTGTTGGAAATCATACGGCAAATAGGTGACATGCGTGACCAACAGGCGCAAGGTCAGGTCAGGCATCTGGAAACCGTGCAAACCCAGTTCGCTACCATAGTGGGCACATTCAATACCCAGCTTGGCGAACTGACCGCACAACTTAACCAGGGTCAGGGGGAGACATTAAAAAGCCTGAACCAACGGTTAGAAGATACTACGCGCACCCTTAATGATCAGTTGGGGCGGCTCCTTCAGACCATGAACGAACAACTTACCCAGACCCAGGGAAACATAGGCCAACAGTTGCAGGGGGCTACGGAGGTAATATCCAAGGTTCAGTTACGCCTGGGGGAATTATTTGAAACCGCTAAACATATGCAGGAACTGGGCAAGGATATCAGCCGGCTGCAGGATATCCTCAGGGCTCCCAAACTACGCGGAGGAATCGGCGAATATCTCCTGGAAGACCTTCTGTCTCAGATACTGCCCCAGCGCAACTACGAAACGCAGTATGCCTTTAAATCCGGGGAAAAAGTAGATGTCCTGATCCGTTTAGGCAGCAACACCGTACCGGTGGACGCCAAGTTTCCCCTGGAGAGCTTTGAACGTCTGCGACAGGCTGAAACCGAAGCAGAACGTAAGAAAGCCAAAAGGGAATTTATGACTTCGGTGAAGGCCAGAATAGATGAAATCGCCCGTAAATATATAAAGCCGGACGAAGGCACTTATGACTTCGCCCTCATGTATATCCCGGCCGAAAACGTATTTTATGAAGTGATCGTAAAAGATGAAGAACTGGGAGAGGAAAAATCCATTGCCTCTTATGCCCTGGAAAGGCATGTTGTTCCTGTTTCTCCCAACAGTTTCTACGCCTACCTTATGGCCATAGCCTTCGGCTTAAGGGGATTCCATATTGAAAAACAGGCGCAGGAGATACGGGGCAGCATAGGTGAACTGCAAAAACTGTTCGGCATCTTTTACGAACAGTTTACGGCCGTAGGTCGGAATATAGACCTCGCCCATCGCAAATATGAAGAAGCACACAAACGTGCAGAAAAGATACACGACCAGATGGCCGGCATAACCGGCCAGGCCTTGCACCTGGAAGGGGAACGGACACTGCCTTCGTCCGTGGATAAAAAAGAAGACTAAAAACAAAGGGCCGAACACAGATTGAACAAACCCGTTTCGGCCCTGTCTTTATCTATTCACCAACGACGTTAACGGCCTGGGGTCCCTTGGGACCCTGCTGGACTTCAAAGGTTACCTTTTGACCCTCGCGCAGGGTCTTAAACCCGGCGCCCTGGATAGCAGAGTGATGCACAAAGACATCAGGACCGCCCTCCTGCTCAATAAAACCAAAGCCTTTCTTCTCATTAAACCACTTCACTTTACCTTCCGCCATAAACCAAACCCTCCTTTCTTACTAGCAAACAAAAAAATAAACGGGGAAAATCCCCATGTGACGAGACTGACATGAAAATTTTCAAAAAAAAAGCCACTTCGGACTCTATCGACCTCGGTGGCTAACTCTATACGACCTCTATAACACAAAAACTATTCCTAAAAACAAAAACTATTCCTAAACATAAAAGTGTATCTACGTTAACGATTATCTGACCTTCTGTCAAGCTTTTTCCGCTAAGCTATCATTTTTTATTTAATCAGCAACAGTAATTTCCTCCAGCTGCGGACCGGCACGGTTCTCAAAATTACCTTGTTTTTTAAAATACTATGGATAAAATAGGGCACATTCTATCCGGAAAGGAACTAATTTGCCTCCCGTATTCCAGAGATATTTACAAAAGCTCCATCACGCCCATATTCTGATCCTGAGCTTCCTGGTCATAGATATTATCGGGGCAGGTATGCTATATCTACCCATATCCCACACCACTCAACCCATCTCTCTCGTCGACGCCGTCTTTACCTCTACCTCCGCCCTTTGTGTGACCGGTCTGACCGTCCTGGATACCACAAAATCCTTTAGCACTTTCGGACAAATGGTTATCCTTACCTTAATTCAGGTAGGCGGGTTAGGGGTTATGACCTTTTCTGTTTTTCTATTCCTCTCTATGGGGCGGGGGATAAGCGTCCGGGGGCGCTGGTCGATGCAGGAATCGTTTACCCCTGCACCCATTACAGACATACATACCCTGATAAAATCCATTTTTCTTTTTACTTTCTTGGTGGAAGGGACTGCTTCTATTCTTCTGGCCTTGTGCTTCTGGAGGGACTATCCATTTCCGACCGCCCTGTACCATGGCTTCTTTCATTCCATATCCGCCTTCTGCAATGCGGGGTTTTCCACCTTTAGCAATAATCTCATGAACTACACCGGCCATGCGGGTGTCAATCTCACTATATGTGCGAATATAATCATGGGCGGTCTGGGGTTTCCGGTCATATACGAGCTTTACCAGCGAATAAAGGGTCACCCGGAAAGGAGAGCGCTCTCTCTGCATACCCGTATGGTTATCGTCACCACCGGGATACTGATTTTAACCGGAACCCTGCTCTTCTGGGCGTTTGAAGCCAATAATGTCCTGGCCCATCGTCCATTTTATGAAAAATGTCTCATCAGCCTCTTCCAATCCATAACCCCCCGGACCGCAGGGTTTAATACAGTCGATACCGCTTCCCTCACAGACAGTTGCCTCTATATAATCATCCTCCTGATGTTTATCGGCGCCTCCCCCGGATCGACGGGCGGCGGGATCAAAACCAGCACCCTGGCCGTACTGACCGCCCTGGTCTGGAACAAATTGCGCGGGAGGCCGTACGTGCACGTCTTCAACCGGACCATCCCTTCTGAAGTGGTCATGCGGAGTATCTCCCTGTATATGCTCTCGGTATTTACCGTACTGACCATCCACATGCTCATGCTCTTCAGCGAAATGGCATGCCCGGCTTCGCATCCGGCCAGAGGCTGTTTTCTTACGTATCTCTTTGAAACCATCTCGGCCTTTGGCACGGTAGGGCTCTCCATGGGGGTTACCCCTTATCTCAACAGCATGAATAAGCTCATTTTAAGCGCCCTCATGTTCATGGGCCGGGTAGGGATACTGACCTTTGCCTATGTAATAGTCAGAAGAGAGAGGCCCGGATTTGAATTCCGTTATTCAGAAGAAAAGGTTATGATTGGTTAAAAAGGAGCGAAAGGAGCGGGCTATGAGAAGATTTGCCGTGATTGGCCTGGGAAAGTTCGGCTTCCACCTGGCTAAGGCCCTGTTTGAAGATGGACACGAAGTCATAGCTATCGATAAGGATAAGGACCGGGTACAGGAAATTCAACCCTTTTCCACCCAGGCGGTGGTTGCTGACATTGCGCACAAGGAAATATTAAAAACCCTGGGGATGGATCAGATGGACGCAGTGCTGGTCAGCATCGGAGAAGACATTGCCGCCAGCATCCTCGTCACCCTCTACCTTAAGGAGCTAAAGGTCAAACAGATTTTAGTGAAGGCCATGAATGAGGATCATGGCAAGATACTGGAACGAATCGGCGCTACCGAGGTAATCTACCCGGAAAAGGCAATGGCCCTGAAGACGGCGAGGAGTCTCTCTACACCGAACATCCTGGACTTCATCCCCATGGTAGAAAACTACACCCTGGTAGAATTGGCGCCCCCTACCGCCTTTATCGGGAAGACATTGAGCGGTCTTGACCTGCGGGTGAGACATAACGTCTATGTCATCGGCGTAAAGGAAGTCCTTACTGATAATTTTATCCTGGTTCCACCTGCCGACTTTGTAGTAAAAGACAGCGACATACTATTTGTAATTGGCCACAGGGACAACATCGCAAAATTGGAGAAGTTATAGTAAAAACACCATGCGCTTCTTTTTTACGCAGGCCAGAATTAATTCCGTCTGTCTCACTTTTCTGTCCAACGTCAAGGGCTTATGTTATATAATTTTCTGTCCTGAGGCCAAAGATTGCACCCCCGCCGGGCTACAGAAAAGACATGCAAGCGCGGTAACTTTGGAAGAAAATGCCGAAATACACGGCCCGGTCATAACCCAGATCAGGGAATATTTTGCCGGCAGACGCCGCATCTTCTCTGTGCCTATGGATGTAACAGGGACCACCTTCCAAAAGACGGTCTGGGAGGCCATAAGGGCCATTCCTTACGGTGAGACCCGCTCTTATCAGGAAATAGCAAGGGCTGTCGGAAAAGTGAAGGCGGCCCGTGCTGTAGGACAGGCAGCAGGCGCCAACCCACTCCCGTTTATAATACCATGCCATCGCGTCATAGGAAGTACCGGTAAACTCGTCGGCTTTAGTTCCGGCCTGAACTTGAAAACAAAGCTCCTCACCCTGGAAAATGCGTATAAGGAGAAGAGATCATGCCCCTTCCCAAAACCGGATTGAAACTGACCGCAAATGCCCTCACTGTCCTGCAAAAGCGCTATCTTAAAAAAAACGAGCAGGGCCAGACTGTAGAGACACCGGAACAGATGTTCCGCCGCGTGGCCCGCGCCGTGGCCGCTGCCGACGCCATCTATGACCAAAAGACCGACGTTAAGAAAACGGAAGATACCTTTTACCGGATGATGACCGAATTCCTCTTCATGCCCAACTCACCCACCCTGATGAATGCCGGCCGCAGGCTGGGACAACTCGCCGCTTGTTTCGTCCTGCCTGTAGAAGACTCAATCGACAGCATCTTTGAGGCCATCAAACAGACCGCCATAATCCACAAAAGCGGAGGGGGAACCGGGTTCTCCTTCTCCCGTATCCGTCCGGCCAATGATGTGGTACGCACGACACAGGGCGTATCCAGCGGCCCGGTTTCTTTTATGACGGTTTTTGACATAGCCACGGAGACGATCAAGCAAGGGGGGACCCGCCGCGGGGCTAATATGGGAATACTCCGTGTGGATCACCCCGATATAGAACAGTTCATAAATGCCAAACAGCTGACGGATAAGCTCAACAACTTTAACATCTCAGTGGCCATAACCGCCGAATTCATGCGGGCACTGGCTAACGGCGAAGAATATGACCTTATCAACCCGCGGAATGGACATAAAGTAAAATCTGTCCCCGCCGTCCATATCTTTAACCAGATAGTCGAGGCCGCCTGGGCCACCGGCGAGCCGGGGATAATCTTCCTCGACCGTATAAACCGGTACAATTCCACTCCACAACTGGGCGATATAGAGGCCACCAATCCCTGCGGTGAGCAGCCCTTACTCCCCTATGAAGCCTGTAATCTTGGCTCCATCAACCTCTCCCGCTTCGTTAAGGCGGACGAGATAGATTATGCCGACCTTAAAAAAATAATACATCATGCCGTGCACTTCCTGGATAATGTTATAGACATCAATAAATATCCCCTGCCGCAGATCGAATCCATGAGCAAGGCCAACCGCAAAATAGGCCTGGGGGTAATGGGATTTGCCGACATGCTCATACAACTGGGTATTCCTTATAATTCAAAGGATGCGGTTAGAACGGCAGAGACCGTCATGTCTTTTATCTCGCGTGAATCCAAACTGGCCTCAGCCGATTTAGCCAAAAAGCGCGGCAACTTTCCCAACTATAAAGGCAGCATATACGATAATCCCAAAACCCCCTTTATGCGTAATGCCACCACTACAACTATCGCCCCTACCGGCACGATCAGCATCATCGCCGGTTGCTCCAGCGGTATAGAGCCGCTTTTTGCCGTCTCCTTTGTGCGCCGCGTCCTGGATGGAAGCGAGCTATTGGAAGTACACCCCTACTTCAAGAAAGAGGCTAAAAAGGCCGGTATCCTTACCAAAGAGCTTATGGAGGACATCGCGCAAGGCGGCTCCATTCAAGGCATCCCGGAAATTCCGGATTCACTGAAGAAGGTCTATATGACGGCCATGGACATCAGCCCGAAATGGCACATCCGGCTGCAGGCCGCCTTCCAGAAACATACAGATAATGCCGTTTCCAAGACCATCAATTTTCCCTCCACAGCCTCTATCGAAGATGTGCACAAGGTCTACCTTCTGGCTTATGAACAGGGATTGAAAGGGCTGACCATCTATCGCTACGGCAGCCGGAAGGGTCAGGTGCTAAGTTTTAAAAAAGAGGGAGAAAAAAAGGAAATCGTCCCGCGTGCCCGGCCTATGCGCACCACAGGCATTACAGAACGTATGCGTACCGGATGCGGCAACCTGTATATCACCATAAACTCGGACGAAAAGGGAATATGTGAAGTGTTTGCCCAGATAGGCAAGGCCGGTGGTTGCGCTGCCTCTCAAATAGAGGCCATCGGCAGGCTTATCTCTCTGGCTTTACGTTCCGGCCTCAAGGTGGAGGCGATCATCAGACAACTTTCAGGAATACGTTGTCCATCGCCTATCTGGGATCAGGGTAAAATGATCCTTTCCTGCCCTGACGCTGTGGCCCGCGCCATAGCTAATGTGACCAATCTTCCCATCACGCCGCACGACAAGACCATGGGGGCCTGCCCGGACTGTGGGGGATCTCTGGAATCCGAAGGCGGATGTCTCGTATGCCGGTCCTGCGGATTTTCCCGATGCGATTAGGATGAAAATACATAACCTGCACCCCTGGGATGGGCTATACCCTGGCCTGCACAGCCCGCTATCGTATCCCGGAACCCACACGGCTCGCCCACCTGCTGGTTACCCGCATGCGTCGAAGACTCGCACGCCTCAGCGTATCTTCGACCGGTAGTATGGAGAGCAGCCGGGCGCGCCGGTAATCTTCACTTATCCCGGTCCTTCTTCTTGCAAATCAAGATGTTATCCCGCTTACCCCGGGACAAGGCGCTTGCAAAATTAGCCTTAAACTGTTCCGCCGTCCCCTTGGGCACATTTAGGGCATAGCATCCCGCAGGGATAGTGCTGTTCCTTATTTGCGGGTTTATTTCCTTGACGGCCTTGAAGGTCGTACCGCATGCAGAGGCTATGTTACGCAGATGTACCTCGCCTGACGCCTTAAAATCAAGACGATCATATTCCAGAGGAGGGTAAAGACTCTTCTCAGGCACGTTATAACCATAGAGTTCGGGGGCGCTAAGAATTACCTTTGCGGCCAATCCCCGGAAGATATACCGCTCTGTCTCCAGGGGCAGGTTAAGACCATAAAAATTATTAACATTCTGCCCGGTAATGTCCCTATTCATCCGGTCTTCGCCGCAATTATATGCCGCTACGGCCACAGTCCAGCTGCCAAACTTTTGATAAAGATCTCCGAAATAATCCAGGGCAGCTTCGGTAGCCCGCTCAAAATTCAACCGTTCGTCAATCCAGTCATCGACCCTCAGTCCATAACGTTTTGCGGTCTTTTCCATAAATTGCCATGGGCCGGCCGCCCCTGCACCGGAGAAGGCATAGGTCTTCAGCGCGCTTTCGACTACGACTACATATTTGAGGTCACCCGGCATATTCCGTTCTTTAAGCCTTTTCTCGATATAAGGAAAGTACCGGTTGGCGCGCTTCATCCACATGATGACCTGGGCATGGTCATAAACGGAAATAACAAATTCCCGGTCCAGCATCTCCCGGACGTCCTGCCTTTCAAGAGGGACCGGCTCACCACAGAAGCTTAGACCGGTGGGCAATTCAAAAATGGGCACAACACCCACAGTTCTAACCGGAGACTGGCCGGTGATGAAGATTAAGAAAAATACTGCTACAATGAAAAGGCCCAAAGAGACCGCTATCGTGGAAAAATTAAATCTGGTATTAGCCACCCCGGATACCTCCTTTTAAGGTTGCCTTTTTGCGAAATGATCGTACCCTTTATGGGTGATATCTTTTTTATATCCGCCTTCCCGCAAAAAAACACCCCTCCCCTTGACTATCTTACCCACACAGAACGGGCCTACTCTGGTCAAGGATTTCATTTCTCTTTTTATCTTTTCGGCATTACCCGGTGAAACTATAAATAAAATACCATAATCCTCCCCCCCAAAAAGGGCCCAGGCCAGTGCAGAAGAGCCGGATTCTTTGGCCAGCTTGCGGCAGGCAGTAGAAATCGGAAGTGTCCCGGCGTCAATTTCTGCGGCTACACCGCTCTCTTCGGCAATATGCGCCAGGTCAGTAGCCAGACCATCCGAGAGATCGATCATGGCCGAAGCCAGCTTATGCCCGGCCAGGTATCTTCCCAACTCCAGTTGTGGTATGGGATCCAGTTGTGCCCTAAAAAGTCTCCGGTAGGCCGGATCCGGCTTACGCTTTCCTTCCAGCAAGGCCAGCCCGGCCGCTGCATCACCCAGGCAGCCGGAAACAAAGATAAGGTCTCCCTCCCCGGCCCCGGACCGTAAGGCGATTTTCCCCTTATATCCCTTACCCAGTACGGTTATAGTGAGCACGACACCATAGGGGCAGGAGACCGTATCTCCGCCGATAACGGGCACGCTATAACGCCGGCACCAGAAATTGATGCCCTGAACTAATTGGCGCACAAAGGATACAGGCATCTCTTCAGGCAGGGCCAGGTTTAAAAAGGCATGGGTAGGCGCCCCTCCCATCGAGGCCACGTCGCTCAAATTAACGGCCATAGCCTTCTTACCCAGGAGATAGGGAGGGGTATAGTTCAGGCGAAAATGGATGCCTTCAACCAGCGTATCTGTGGTCACCAACAGACACCGGGTACGGCTTATGGGGATTACAGCACAGTCCTCGCCGATACCGCGCAGGACATCCGGTCTCTCCACACGGGAAAAGTTCTTCTTTAGGATAGATAATATCCCTTGTTCACCTATGGCCTTTAGATCGGCCCCGGTCAGGTATGATTTCAATCTTGCCATTCTCTTTTCTGATGAACTCGAAAAGGTCGATTTCTCACTGCTCGTACCAAAGGTCGTGCCATAGGCAGATTCGCCGAAGCGAAAAAGGCGCAAAGACCGTGAGGACAATATATTGTTTTATCCAAGAAAAAAAATTAGCGTACTTGGCGGCTTTGCGTGATATTTTGGATTTTTTACGAAGCCGTCTTTTCTGCTAGTAATCAAATATCTCCAGGGCATTAAAAAAATAGGCGATCTCGGTAGCCGCCGTCTCCGGGCTGTCAGACCCGTGCACGATATTTTGCTCTATACTCGAGGCAAACTCATGCCGGATAGTCCCAGGCTTGGCCTCCTTGTAATTGGTAGCGCCCATCAGGTCCCGATTTTTCTTTATAGCCCCCTTTCCCTCCAGGACCATAACTCCGATCGGTCCTGAGGACATGAAGCCCGTCAAACTGTCAAAGAATGGTCTCTCCCGATGCACCGCATAAAAACCCTCGGCTTCCTTCTTACTCAGATGCACCATCTTTATAGCCACAATACGGAGGTCATTTTTCTCAAAACGCTTGATGACCTCACCGATAAGTCTTTTCGAAACGCCGTCAGGTTTGATGATAGATAGGGTTCGTTCCATATTATTAGCAGCCTCCTTTGAGAAATTGACCTTACGACCTACCAGAAAAGATGCGGCCTGTCAACCGGCGACGCATCCCAAATCCGCCGCCCTTTCTGTGTATACCGGTTTGTCGCCTCTTAACGGGCTGTCAGGGCTAGCTTTCAAGAAAAAATCAAAGATGGGACAATGTGGGAACGCGGGGACAAGTGGTAATTCATAACTTCTTTATGTTACAAGAACTGGATTCCCGATAAAATCCTCGGGAATGACAATCTTGAAGTTTTGCAAGAGCATCCTTTATTCCCTGAATTTTGTATGCTGACTCCTGGCTTCCCAAAAAACAATAATATAAAGAAGGCTGCCTGATAACGGCTCTGTCTCTAATGCAGATACCGGGGTCTTGGTTCCTGATCCGGGATTTTACTTATGCCTCCCCATAAATCCTTAAGCTCAAGAAGCCGTTCAAAATTTCTGATAAATGTCCCCAGGTGCATGTTGATGGTCTTGCGGGCCTCCAGGAGTACATTTTCCCGTTTTAAATAATCTACGTAAGCCTCGAGTATTTGTCTGTCCATTTCGGAGAGAGAAACAAATCTAATTCCGGCATGCCAGGCCCTTTCCTTTCTCTGCCAGACTACCTCGCTCGTAATAGAAAGGGTATGCATGCCTTCCGGCAACTGAAGGCAAAACTGTAAGGCTCCATCCCACCGGGGCTCTTCCAGGCAGGCTATCTCCGCCCCATGGGCAGAGAGGCCTACCAGGTAAACATTTTTTGCTTTTTCTACGCCTAACTCCTGCGGCACGGAGAGAAGAACTCTTTCATTACAGCGCCTTTCGCTCACATCTTTTCTCTGCATAGCCGACCTCCTCGACGACCTTTTGGACAAGCAATTTCAATGCCAGATATGATTTAACTTTTTACTGCAATAATCCCTTTGAGATTACGAATATTTCTTGAGTAGATAAGAAAAAACGGAAATGAAATTCACAAAGTGTGAATTTCATTTCCACCCAAAGTGGAAAAAAGATTCCACTGTAAGCGCGATATTCAGAAAAACTCTCTCCCCTGCCACCTCATAGTCCGGTGTCCTTAATTACACCGGCCTTGCATTTCTCCAGATATTCTGCAAACTTGCGATAAATACGCCAGGCCTTTTCTTCAAAATCCTCCTCCCAGATATTTAGCGCAAGATAACTGGCGTCTTTTTTCTCTAAGGGCACCACCAGCCCCTCATTTATGATCTCCTCGCGGAAGGTCGTCCTGGTAAGGATCTCTGAAAAATATCTCCGGAAGTCCTCTTCAAAATTGTAATCATAGTACCAGGTCTCCTCGGCAAAAACATCCTGGAAGTAGCGGGTGGAAACCTCACCCCAGAGGCCTGCGGCATGGAATTTTTCTGCCGCAGTGGACTGGTAATAGGCCATAGTCTGGGCAAGATAACTTTTTAATTCCCTTACATTCCCATCCCAACGGTTGTAAAATAATTTTAAGAGGGCGATATAGCGCATATAGCGTATGGATGTATCCCGTAAAAGCCCTTTTAATAAATACGGGATATCCTCTTTACGCCCGGCCAGGGGAGAGATGCTCACCCGATAGGTAAAACGATACATAAGCATAGACGCCAAGGCCTTCCTGTCTGTAGCCATAGCCATTATGCGTGTATCAATAAAACGTGATTCTCCCGTACGTCGATCCGACACCTTCCGGTCTTCTAAAAATTTGCCCAGGCTTGCCTGTGTAGCTATAGGCAGATATTGGGCTTCATCCAATACCAGTGTGCCTCCCTGCGCCCGGCCAAGCGGACTCTCGGCAGTATCCGCAAATATCTCCCGCGTAGCATCGGACCCGGCCAGTTCGGCGCAGTTGACCTTTATGATGGCCTGCTGACTCCGTTTACTATTGGCAATCACGTAATCAAGCCAGATTTCCTTGCCGCAGCCAAATGGCCCCGTAAGCAGCAATGATCCATCGCTGGCCCCGATAACCTCAAAAAATCTCGTCAGACGGGAAACATAAGTTGGATGGCCGAGAATCGTTACATTCATCTGTCTTCCCATATCTTTAGTTTTTATCTTCTGCATGGCCTGGATTATACCACAGATGACCACCGATAAATCAAGTCAAAATATTGAAGCTCCCCGCTGCCCGCCAAGGTCGGACCTGGATGGCAAGCAGCGGGGAATGCGCTCGCTATGCATGTTCAGTTGCGGGTTGCGGAAGGCTCATATATCCTTCCATCGGGCAGGCAAGCTTGATGAACTCGTAAAAAGTCAAAATTGGGACGGCACAGTAGAAATAGCTCAAGGCTCAAAGCTAAAAGCTAAAAGGGGTAGGTACTACAATTCTTCCCTTCAGCTTTGAACTTTCACCTTTGAGCTGACATCAACGCAGCAAATGGACTTTTTACGAAGCCGTCACCTCCTGTGGCCTCTCGAAGGCATAACATCCCTATTCTGCCTATCATGGGAAAAACCTCTTCTCTCGCCAGGGGATGAACCTTGCCATTTGGATGGGCCCTTGAACTGGCTCTTATCCGGCCCTTCCCGGTCTTCAGAAGACGAAGAGCCTTCCTGCCCCCTCTGATGCCGGCGTAAAGAACGCTTTTCCTCCGGCGGCAGGGATTGCCAGAAGCGATAGCGTTCCCTCAAACGCTCTTTCTCTTCTGGAGAGAGACTGCGAAACCGCTCAAAATTCCGCCGCAGTCTTTCCTTTTCCTCTGTTGGAAGTTTTTGATACTCCCCGTATCTTTTTTTCAAACGAGCGCGTTCCTCCGGAGAAAGCCTTTGCCATCTCTGCCAATTTGCCTCCTCTTCCGTCCGCTCCACAGTCTCTGCCTTATTA is drawn from Thermodesulfobacteriota bacterium and contains these coding sequences:
- a CDS encoding lytic transglycosylase domain-containing protein, with the protein product MANTRFNFSTIAVSLGLFIVAVFFLIFITGQSPVRTVGVVPIFELPTGLSFCGEPVPLERQDVREMLDREFVISVYDHAQVIMWMKRANRYFPYIEKRLKERNMPGDLKYVVVVESALKTYAFSGAGAAGPWQFMEKTAKRYGLRVDDWIDERLNFERATEAALDYFGDLYQKFGSWTVAVAAYNCGEDRMNRDITGQNVNNFYGLNLPLETERYIFRGLAAKVILSAPELYGYNVPEKSLYPPLEYDRLDFKASGEVHLRNIASACGTTFKAVKEINPQIRNSTIPAGCYALNVPKGTAEQFKANFASALSRGKRDNILICKKKDRDK
- the thiL gene encoding thiamine-phosphate kinase, with protein sequence MARLKSYLTGADLKAIGEQGILSILKKNFSRVERPDVLRGIGEDCAVIPISRTRCLLVTTDTLVEGIHFRLNYTPPYLLGKKAMAVNLSDVASMGGAPTHAFLNLALPEEMPVSFVRQLVQGINFWCRRYSVPVIGGDTVSCPYGVVLTITVLGKGYKGKIALRSGAGEGDLIFVSGCLGDAAAGLALLEGKRKPDPAYRRLFRAQLDPIPQLELGRYLAGHKLASAMIDLSDGLATDLAHIAEESGVAAEIDAGTLPISTACRKLAKESGSSALAWALFGGEDYGILFIVSPGNAEKIKREMKSLTRVGPFCVGKIVKGRGVFLREGGYKKDITHKGYDHFAKRQP
- the ndk gene encoding nucleoside-diphosphate kinase produces the protein MERTLSIIKPDGVSKRLIGEVIKRFEKNDLRIVAIKMVHLSKKEAEGFYAVHRERPFFDSLTGFMSSGPIGVMVLEGKGAIKKNRDLMGATNYKEAKPGTIRHEFASSIEQNIVHGSDSPETAATEIAYFFNALEIFDY
- a CDS encoding PilZ domain-containing protein yields the protein MQRKDVSERRCNERVLLSVPQELGVEKAKNVYLVGLSAHGAEIACLEEPRWDGALQFCLQLPEGMHTLSITSEVVWQRKERAWHAGIRFVSLSEMDRQILEAYVDYLKRENVLLEARKTINMHLGTFIRNFERLLELKDLWGGISKIPDQEPRPRYLH
- a CDS encoding sigma 54-interacting transcriptional regulator, which encodes MQKIKTKDMGRQMNVTILGHPTYVSRLTRFFEVIGASDGSLLLTGPFGCGKEIWLDYVIANSKRSQQAIIKVNCAELAGSDATREIFADTAESPLGRAQGGTLVLDEAQYLPIATQASLGKFLEDRKVSDRRTGESRFIDTRIMAMATDRKALASMLMYRFTYRVSISPLAGRKEDIPYLLKGLLRDTSIRYMRYIALLKLFYNRWDGNVRELKSYLAQTMAYYQSTAAEKFHAAGLWGEVSTRYFQDVFAEETWYYDYNFEEDFRRYFSEILTRTTFREEIINEGLVVPLEKKDASYLALNIWEEDFEEKAWRIYRKFAEYLEKCKAGVIKDTGL
- a CDS encoding DUF3106 domain-containing protein; translation: MPRIIFFLSICIMFFAASALRAQAEDGLVPAGNKAETVERTEEEANWQRWQRLSPEERARLKKRYGEYQKLPTEEKERLRRNFERFRSLSPEEKERLRERYRFWQSLPPEEKRSLRRHQRGQEGSSSSEDREGPDKSQFKGPSKWQGSSPGERRGFSHDRQNRDVMPSRGHRR